In the genome of Segatella copri, one region contains:
- a CDS encoding ISL3 family transposase, producing the protein MVLVSTATHAFCDRCGQKTTHTRGWQKRTVTMCPLGCKRFVLTLYMRRFYCQSDKHIFVEQQTKWLNKYARFSVRCIELMNQLHIHMSSVSTSKVMRKMGITCCPNTCINHLKKIQRLPDRTARNIGIDDFAKRKGHTYGSVIVDHDTGEILELIDSRDSSIVANVLKQYKKVDTITRDRGRCFIKAIKQGAPSAHAITDKFHVIEDLTSAVFPKILQEFLHKRMELLTQGLVGPIKPQISRGWLYTSIYAVLESMCKDTRRIKKMAEWNTFMDLYARQGLTLSEIHDKTGFDGFKMGKLRNTKYEDLLNPTQLRAYKAIESITNRILCKKSLDYSVVTKGLHSTEKKEILKRLLFLLREKWKEDWKAYDDAYKAFLAKATIRSEEYDLWNSIVHFNWKTKTDTVRLFLQDLHITDLAYYITTFQGILSGEVKMNLYKWINMVIGCGNEKMEKFAKGLIKDYSAINNSIASKLNNGILEGSVNKIKTAKRIMGGRASISLLQIKVSSNLDT; encoded by the coding sequence ATGGTTCTCGTGAGTACGGCTACCCATGCCTTCTGCGACCGTTGTGGCCAGAAAACCACTCATACCCGTGGCTGGCAAAAGAGAACGGTCACGATGTGTCCTTTAGGGTGTAAACGGTTTGTTCTCACCCTTTACATGCGCCGTTTTTACTGCCAGTCTGATAAACATATATTTGTAGAGCAACAGACGAAGTGGCTAAACAAATATGCAAGATTCAGTGTAAGATGCATAGAGTTGATGAACCAGCTTCATATACATATGTCATCTGTGTCGACCTCCAAGGTCATGAGAAAGATGGGAATCACCTGCTGTCCAAATACTTGCATAAATCATTTGAAAAAGATCCAAAGACTTCCAGACAGGACTGCCAGGAATATAGGCATAGATGACTTTGCCAAGAGAAAGGGACATACCTATGGCAGTGTTATCGTAGACCATGACACAGGCGAGATTTTGGAACTGATAGACTCTAGAGATTCTTCGATTGTGGCAAATGTCTTGAAACAATACAAGAAAGTCGATACTATCACTCGTGATAGGGGACGATGCTTCATTAAGGCTATCAAGCAAGGAGCCCCATCAGCACATGCTATCACAGACAAATTCCATGTCATTGAAGACTTGACGAGCGCAGTCTTTCCAAAGATTCTGCAGGAGTTTTTGCATAAGAGAATGGAGTTGCTGACTCAAGGTCTAGTTGGTCCCATTAAGCCACAAATAAGTAGAGGTTGGCTTTATACCAGCATATATGCAGTCTTGGAATCGATGTGCAAGGATACAAGAAGAATCAAGAAAATGGCTGAATGGAACACTTTCATGGATCTTTATGCAAGGCAAGGACTGACTTTGAGTGAAATCCATGACAAAACAGGGTTTGATGGATTTAAGATGGGAAAGCTAAGGAACACCAAATATGAGGACTTGCTCAACCCAACGCAACTAAGGGCTTACAAAGCCATAGAATCTATTACAAACAGGATTCTCTGTAAAAAGTCATTGGATTACTCTGTGGTTACCAAGGGGTTACATTCTACAGAGAAGAAAGAAATACTGAAAAGACTTCTTTTTCTACTGAGAGAAAAATGGAAGGAAGACTGGAAGGCATACGATGATGCCTACAAGGCATTTCTTGCAAAGGCAACTATCAGGAGCGAAGAGTATGACCTTTGGAATTCAATAGTTCACTTCAACTGGAAAACCAAGACTGATACAGTCAGATTGTTTCTGCAGGACTTGCATATTACCGATTTAGCCTATTATATAACAACATTTCAAGGCATTTTGAGCGGAGAGGTCAAAATGAACTTGTACAAATGGATTAACATGGTCATAGGATGTGGTAATGAGAAAATGGAAAAGTTTGCCAAAGGACTGATTAAGGACTATTCCGCCATCAATAATTCTATTGCTAGCAAATTGAACAATGGAATCCTTGAAGGTTCGGTCAACAAGATAAAGACCGCAAAGCGAATTATGGGTGGAAGAGCATCGATTTCTCTTTTGCAGATAAAGGTCTCCTCAAACTTAGATACATAA
- a CDS encoding nuclease-related domain-containing DEAD/DEAH box helicase, protein MSLITYEFNKADNAGEISQFRSTLPIMQKHYQGKNEVVLYLSGKLNINGVDIDGLIIKEDAIVLVEFKNYAGEIKAQANGDWFHGSERINGGAKKKDGSSKTVFEQLKINRRALRDGLSRYIKNEDACNNIQALVVFSSISSLKLDEDFKWGANAWVNVSDVEHICEELDTIKARTRSNKSIILTDGDIFDFIRSKGLDERYIITKYSDTNVMPGDLFHEEFAHNGDDFSPNVLLAKEKEDNAKNKETIHEAVDLLQTMMAKMQKMAEEKDIIIQQQQAELLQIKVERLEEANNHVDTSAEQLSVIKEDATQLIEDIKTVENEVDNIVNQPNNIIIEQTSKPKKRFGLKQKILKAFNVDTESMDDDQLDLIGDNIGKSMIVAGCAGSGKSVIAMYKAQQILEAGGDVILIAFTKSLNRYMSQGKANTLDKKFFYHWQWIDQGMPSADYIIVDEIQDFDKKEILQFIHAAKKCFYFFGDTAQSIYKAFGKMTMTIDQISQMTGVAVSRLYNNYRLPKSVAKITQDYLGLDEKNDKVRDFSESLYLSKENALPVIMSCESKQEQINKIIWFFSNFGTFMYLSLRRPLSAKEKSMLFHP, encoded by the coding sequence ATGAGTTTAATAACATATGAATTTAATAAAGCTGATAATGCTGGAGAAATTAGTCAATTTCGTTCCACATTGCCAATCATGCAAAAACATTATCAGGGAAAGAACGAAGTTGTACTATATTTAAGTGGCAAACTGAATATTAACGGAGTTGATATTGATGGGCTAATAATCAAAGAAGATGCCATTGTATTAGTTGAATTTAAGAACTATGCTGGTGAGATTAAAGCTCAGGCGAACGGTGATTGGTTTCATGGCAGCGAAAGAATAAATGGAGGAGCCAAGAAGAAAGATGGTTCCAGTAAAACTGTATTTGAGCAACTTAAAATCAACCGTCGAGCTTTACGAGATGGGTTATCGAGATATATCAAGAATGAAGATGCATGTAATAATATACAAGCACTTGTTGTGTTTTCTTCAATTTCATCCTTAAAATTGGATGAAGATTTTAAATGGGGAGCAAATGCGTGGGTGAATGTATCTGATGTAGAACATATTTGCGAAGAGTTAGATACAATTAAAGCAAGGACACGTTCGAATAAATCAATTATTTTGACCGATGGTGATATATTTGATTTTATCAGAAGCAAGGGACTAGATGAGCGTTATATAATCACAAAATATAGCGATACAAACGTGATGCCGGGAGATTTATTCCACGAAGAGTTTGCTCATAACGGAGATGATTTCTCCCCTAACGTCCTTCTCGCAAAAGAAAAAGAGGATAATGCCAAGAACAAAGAAACAATACATGAGGCTGTAGATTTACTTCAGACTATGATGGCTAAAATGCAGAAAATGGCAGAAGAAAAGGATATAATTATCCAACAACAGCAGGCAGAGTTGCTTCAGATTAAAGTAGAACGATTGGAAGAAGCTAATAATCATGTAGACACTTCTGCAGAGCAATTATCTGTGATTAAAGAAGATGCAACTCAATTAATTGAGGACATTAAAACTGTTGAAAATGAAGTTGATAATATTGTTAATCAACCTAATAATATTATAATAGAACAAACTTCAAAGCCTAAGAAACGATTTGGCTTGAAGCAAAAAATATTAAAAGCATTCAATGTCGATACAGAATCTATGGACGATGATCAATTAGACCTAATTGGAGATAATATTGGAAAATCCATGATTGTAGCAGGATGTGCAGGAAGTGGAAAATCTGTTATTGCTATGTACAAAGCTCAGCAAATTCTAGAAGCTGGAGGTGATGTAATATTAATCGCCTTCACCAAATCATTAAATAGATATATGAGTCAAGGAAAAGCAAATACACTTGATAAGAAGTTCTTTTATCATTGGCAATGGATTGACCAAGGTATGCCATCTGCAGATTATATAATTGTTGATGAGATACAGGATTTTGATAAAAAAGAAATATTGCAGTTTATACATGCTGCAAAAAAATGCTTTTATTTTTTCGGAGATACAGCTCAATCTATATATAAAGCATTTGGAAAGATGACAATGACAATAGATCAAATATCTCAGATGACAGGAGTAGCTGTGTCACGGCTCTACAATAATTATCGTCTTCCTAAATCTGTTGCTAAAATTACACAGGATTATCTTGGTTTGGATGAAAAAAACGATAAAGTTAGAGATTTCTCTGAAAGCCTTTATTTAAGCAAAGAAAATGCATTACCTGTAATCATGAGTTGTGAATCAAAACAAGAACAAATTAACAAGATTATTTGGTTCTTCTCAAATTTTGGTACATTTATGTATCTAAGTTTGAGGAGACCTTTATCTGCAAAAGAGAAATCGATGCTCTTCCACCCATAA